The DNA sequence GGTCGGTGGAAGgagtgcagtggaggaaggcaaaaggtttgcgagatgtcttaccttatttgtctaaaatatcatgatatatctaagaatttaatataagatttttttggatgtcattagtgttaatcttttttatagctgggagtgttaagatctttacataaaaatacattatactgaataagtatgtgattgttacatctctaaTGAAATggcacatggctaatggcagccattttgttaaaatattattttttctgtaaattgtccattggtgttaccatcattggtgttaccgtcattagtgttacttctctaatgagtactttttatattctaattgtgtcattggtgttaaaccaagttttggtgttatgaatgtattttcttgtactttctagtaATTTTTCTCAGTcttttcttgctgttatcattcctctactcaacctttaactaaatacacaagctgttatgagaaaaaagatttagtatcaacattaatgttgttaaaataacagtaacaccaatgacaaataaatgactcatggattctttattaaaatgtattaaaaagttaaaaatagattaagctccccgctttgcggattcatagatttgacaagttaattaatgctattaaagaagttttgggtatATTGAAAGAagttaatttaagcaaatttccatcaaccgaattccaccttttctgtagaatgaccctaCTAGTACATAAAAGTAATCTTTAGGGTAATTACAAGAAAATAACCCTAACTTATGACTGTTTTATGATTAAACAGACAAAATGAACAAAGTGATGACACAGTAtttgtaaaatacatttaattttctaaatatttggGCAACAAAACCAGACCAAAATCTATAACTGTTGAGTCAGGGCAGAGATTTAAGTGGCAGCTGTCACTTTCTGTTTCAGTAACACAATGAAACTCAACAGTATATTTGATACTGCTCAAATACCCTTAAGTGTTTACAGTTCACTTCATAAACAGCTCTCGTAATTACTTCAAGATGCTTAATGGTTTCGATATCATGCTTAACCTGTTATAACCTCCAAAACCTTACATGCTTCTACTGAAATCTCTGCTGAGGTCCTCTTTTTTTTGTCAAAGTACCAGAAAAAGATATCACAATTAAAAGCATACATTGTCTTTACATGGTCATTAGTATACTGTGTAGCTGTACATATTACAAGACATTTATATCAGCATAGGCAATATGTGTTAACAAGACAGAGTTGCATAATGCATGTAGTAAATCTGGAATTAATGCATCAGTGTTTGTGTGAGAGGAGGTTTATATAAGTACGCTCTACTGTAGATAATAAGTGCATGATAAGTACATACACGAGGGGGTGTGGTCACTAGCTGTCAAGTGAATGGTGTTTGAGTGCCACCTGGTGATGGTGACAGGGAATTACAGCAGTGAATTCTGCTATAAAGGTGGCCAATAATTATCTGATTCAATCTTTATGATCacatgacagacagacagatatgcgCACACTCTCACGCAAACCCCTTACATTGGTTTAAGTAGTCATAACACATTACAGTTACGACACAATTCCATTAGGAATCAATCCAGATTGAGAAGTGATTAAGGGATAAGGTGTCTAATTTATAAGGCTAGATGGCATACAAAAGTCCTGTATACATTTGAATCACATTAGACAGTAAAGAGGGGGAAAGACAGAAGAACTACGGCGGGATTCTACATGTGTCCAACTCTTTTTGTGACATACAGGCATGCAATTCATTACAGTACACTATATTAGCATTGGATAGCATAGAGAGacagagttcacgtcatccaGTCCCTGATGTACGCATCAGTAGTTCTGTATGTGAAACTCGGCAGAGTAACAATCTGCTTCCTCGTTCGCAAACTGTGTAAGAAGCAAACTTACGGGTTGTCAACTTTAATAACAGGAAAAATCCTTAATCCTTGAACTATTACTTTCATTGAGCATTGTATTGTGACTTTCTCCTGACCTAGCTAACACTGTATATTTAGTGGTTTCTCAGAAAGAAACGTGTACATACAAACAGCAGTATCAGAGAAGAAATCAGACAGGAGTGTTGGATACAAGATTCATGCTTAAGAGCCATACAGGGCTGCAAATATATACagtttatacatatacataggAAAAAGTGATAGTAACCAATAGCAATAGCAGAAACTTAACAGTTACAACAACAAAACTACAAGCAAATAAATGTAGCTATCCTTCATTGGATAAAGCAGTGTGTATGTGTTATAACTATCTGATAAATCTACTGCTATAGCTAGGGATTGCAACTAGTCATTGCCAACTACAGCGTATTCAATAGCAGACTAGTTATGGGTGGATCCACTGCATCATTATAACAAAATGAATTAGTATTTTCTATGAGAGTTGAGTGATTTGATTAGGAAATGACGGTAGAAATAAAACAAGATAGGAGATGGTAgatataaaacaaaattatttttttggctGTTTTTGAACTTCATATCTTGCCCCTTAATGTTTTAGTATACAGGGCTGTTCCTGATACCACAGCAGAGCACCATGCTGAAGATCATCTCAAAGATCTAAAGGAAAAAGGGCATGATAAAGGTAAGATCTGGGGTATTATACAGAGTTATTCCAAAATTATATGACAACGAACATTACatttcactcactcactcactcactcactcactcaccaTGATAACAGCAACAGCAAGGGCAGCAAAGCCAATCAGATGGATCTTATCAGAGAAAAGCGCATTAATCTTGCTTTCACAGCTCGAAAAATGAATGAAGAGTATTTTAAAGCCTGCATAATATcgtgaaataatataaacatacTTATGGACAATCACTCTTCAAAATTCTACATCATATAATGTACAGGAGACCTTCAGAGTTTCTTACAGAAGTAAATTTGTCAGGACAGACGTCTTCAAAAAATTTTTCAATTGATCCAGTGAAACCCGATTTTCCACAGCATTGAAGCTGAAACCCAAAGATGACACTAATCAGAGTCATCCTCACAAAGTACCTTTCATTGTTTGTAGAATAATGTGGTATGAGAAGAGTTTTTGTGCTCTTTTTTTGTCATTGTGTCACATCATCTGTTCCTAAATTAAGTGAGGGCCACTTACAGTCTCATGAAAGACCTTCAACACAGTAGCGGCTGCCATCTTTTTATCATTTTCTGATCTCAAACTTTTGTCATACACTGAATCATAAAAATTGACCATTTCCTTGGagatctgaaaaaaaaacatatcattACAATGTAtcacaattgtttaatcatAGACTGACTTTTACACAAGAAGGGTTTTAGATGTGAAAGCTCAGTCATACGTATCTATTTACATACTTGTATACTCATACAAGTATGTAAATAGATACATATGACTGAGCTTGACactgtgaatgtaagtgtgccTGAGAAACCCACCTTGTCTTTGTGCATAAAGCCCCAGATACCAGCAGCGACCTCACAGGCAAACAGAATGACCAGGCAGGCAAAAAATATAGAGACAAAAACATGTATATAGGCAGGGCAGGAGTTTCATGTACACTCCGATCTCTGATGTTACTTTGCTTACTCTATGAATAAGCACTTCATTATAAACACATGTTATGTAGATGGACTTTATAGAGGtagttttaaatgttgttagaaatgtattataATATACCAATTGTTTGCTATCATTTAATTAGAGGATGCATTACTCACTGTTCCCAAAAGACACTGGGATTCCTGTATGGCACCATAGCAACCAAGAAATCCAACAAACATCATCACGGCACCAACAGCGATCAAAATGTAGACACCTACAAGCAGAAGAGCATAATGTTTACATACGGGATTAAACATAATAATGTTTACAGTAAATTAGTGAAAGActtgttaaataatttcaacTTATTTATGTTATGTCAACTATATATACTagtcaaaaacataaaatactAGGTTCAATTTTATTAAACATGAATGCAGTACTGCAGCattttgtttttgcttgtaaaGTGCACAGGAGCTTTGTCTTCAAAGTGTAAGCCAAGCCCATGACCTTCAGGTTGTTAAATGCTATATTAAAATGACCCAACAAATCAAAACATTGTAATGTGACTTCCAGATTAGGTGTCAACCAACATAAATACTAAACAGCATCTAAAGGATGCAGTATTTAACTGTGACCAGCAGATGTCGCTGTCTGCCTACTTTCATTGCGTGCATGGTTCATTATGTGGAAGAAAAACTGCAGAACATTTGGAAGTAATACAGAGAGCCcaaattaactttttgtttCCATTCGCTCAttcacagaaaaaaaaacactttggttGAACAGAAAATCACCCTTCTTATGTAACACTAGGTGCACTGGTAAAAGGAAAAACAAAATAGCATGGGGTACATTTTAAATACAGTGAAAGAAAGATTGTCCTTTTCATTGTATACATTTCTCAGTAACACTGAGTATGTTACTTAGTA is a window from the Misgurnus anguillicaudatus chromosome 21, ASM2758022v2, whole genome shotgun sequence genome containing:
- the cd81a gene encoding CD81 molecule a, whose amino-acid sequence is MGVEGCTKCIKYMLFFFNFIFWLAGCVILGVSLWLRHDTKTSTLLGLKLEDTQAPTTFYISVYILIAVGAVMMFVGFLGCYGAIQESQCLLGTFFACLVILFACEVAAGIWGFMHKDKISKEMVNFYDSVYDKSLRSENDKKMAAATVLKVFHETLQCCGKSGFTGSIEKFFEDVCPDKFTSSCESKINALFSDKIHLIGFAALAVAVIMIFEMIFSMVLCCGIRNSPVY